From one Musa acuminata AAA Group cultivar baxijiao chromosome BXJ2-6, Cavendish_Baxijiao_AAA, whole genome shotgun sequence genomic stretch:
- the LOC135614170 gene encoding transmembrane 9 superfamily member 7-like, producing the protein MAKANREVVAALLLSCLLYLVLPSARAFYLPGVAPRDFQKDDELQVKVNKLSSTKTQLPYDYYFLDYCKPPKIMNSAENLGEVLRGDRIENSVYAFKMRRDESCKVACLIKLSSEAAKNFKEKIDDEYRVNMILDNLPVAVPRLRRDGSQDTSYEQGFHVGYKSKDGKYYLSNHLSFKVMYHKDPESDGARIVGFEVIPSSVKHESGNWDDKNPKVTTCNSDTKITPGSNALQEVAADTYVVFSYDVTFQPSNIKWASRWDTYLLMNDDQIHWFSIINSLMIVLFLSGMVAMIMLRTLYRDIANYNQLETQDEAQEETGWKLVHGDVFRPPVNSGLLCVYVGTGVQFFGMTLVTMIFALLGFLSPSNRGGLMTAMVLLWVFMGLFAGYSSARLYKMFKGSEWKRITLKTAFMFPGIVFAIFFVLNALIWGEKSSGAVPFGTMFALVLLWFGISVPLVFVGSYIGYKRPALEDPVKTNKIPRQIPEQAWYMQPAFSILIGGILPFGAVFIELFFILTSIWLNQFYYIFGFLFIVFIILIVTCAEITIVLCYFQLCSEDYHWWWRAYLTAGSSAFYLFAYSAFYFFTKLEITKVVSGILYFGYMLIGSYAFFVLTGTIGFYACFWFVHKIYSSVKID; encoded by the exons aTGGCGAAGGCGAACCGTGAGGTCGTCGCAGCTCTTCTCCTCTCCTGCCTCTTGTACCTCGTGCTGCCCTCCGCCCGCGCCTTCTACCTCCCCGGCGTAGCTCCTCGCGACTTCCAGAAG GATGATGAACTGCAAGTCAAAGTGAACAAACTCTCATCCACAAAAACGCAACttccttatgattattatttcttGGATTACTGTAAGCCTCCCAAGATAATGAACAGCGCTGAGAATTTGGGGGAGGTCCTTCGTGGTGATCGCATTGAAAATTCTGTTTATGCA TTTAAAATGAGAAGGGATGAAAGTTGCAAAGTAGCCTGTCTAATAAAACTTAGCTCTGAAGCTGCTAAGAACTTCAAggaaaaaattgatgatgaatatcgagTGAACAT GATCCTGGACAATCTTCCTGTCGCAGTTCCTAGGCTAAGAAGAGATGGCAGTCAAGATACAAGCTATGAACAAGGTTTTCATGTTGGATATAAA AGCAAGGATGGTAAATATTACCTTAGTAACCACCTCAGTTTCAAAGTCATGTACCATAAAGATCCAGAATCAGATGGTGCTCGTATTGTTGGTTTTGAGGTGATTCCAAGCAG TGTGAAGCATGAGTCTGGTAACTGGGATGATAAAAACCCCAAAGTTACTACATGCAACTCAGACACTAAAATAACTCCTGGTAGCAATGCACTCCAAGAAGTGGCTGCTGACACGTATGTTGTATTCTCATATGATGTTACCTTTCAG CCCAGCAATATCAAATGGGCCTCACGTTGGGACACTTACCTTCTCATGAATGATGATCAAATCCACTGGTTTTCTATTATCAACTCTTTAATGATAGTTCTGTTTCTGTCTGGCATGGTGGCCATGATTATGTTGAGGACCCTTTACAGAGATATAGCTAATTACAACCAGTTAGAGACTCAGGACGAAGCCCAGGAAGAAACAGGATGGAAGTTAGTCCATGGTGATGTCTTCAGACCGCCAGTGAACTCCGGGCTTCTTTGTGTTTATGTTGGAACCGGGGTTCAGTTCTTTGGAATGACTTTGGTCACTATGATTTTTGCATTACTAGGTTTTCTTTCCCCCTCCAACCGTGGGGGTTTGATGACTGCTATGGTTCTCCTGTGGGTATTCATGGGTCTCTTTGCCGGGTATTCTTCAGCCCGCCTTTATAAAATGTTCAAGGGTTCAGAATGGAAGAGGATCACCTTGAAAACTGCTTTTATGTTTCCTGGTATTGTCTTTGCCATTTTCTTTGTGCTGAATGCTCTTATCTGGGGGGAGAAATCATCCGGTGCAGTTCCCTTTGGGACAATGTTTGCCTTGGTGTTGCTATGGTTTGGCATATCTGTGCCCCTAGTATTTGTTGGCAGCTACATAGGCTACAAGAGGCCAGCTCTCGAGGATCCGGTGAAGACAAACAAGATCCCCAGGCAGATACCTGAGCAGGCTTGGTATATGCAACCAGCATTTTCTATACTAATCGGTGGGATACTCCCGTTTGGTGCTGTTTTTATTGAGCTCTTCTTCATCCTGACCTCAATATGGCTGAACCAGTTCTACTACATCTTCGGCTTccttttcatagtcttcatcatcctcATCGTGACCTGTGCTGAGATTACGATTGTGCTGTGCTACTTCCAGCTATGCAGTGAAGACTATCACTGGTGGTGGAGGGCATACTTGACTGCAGGTTCGTCTGCATTCTACCTCTTTGCATATTCAGCGTTCTatttcttcacaaagttggaaatTACCAAAGTGGTTTCTGGAATCCTCTACTTTGGGTACATGTTGATCGGATCTTATGCGTTCTTCGTGTTGACCGGCACAATTGGCTTTTATGCCTGTTTCTGGTTTGTCCACAAGATATATTCATCGGTAAAAATAGACTGA
- the LOC103986617 gene encoding zinc transporter 7 isoform X2, producing the protein MSTASCAGEAADECRDDAAALTLKLVAIVAILVAGVVGVAIPLAGRKRRLLRTDGGVFICAKAFAAGVILATGFVHMLHDAQSALTSPCLPISPWRRFPFPGFVAMAAALGTLVLDFAATQFYERKHREEAAGVKAAAAAAVAPTSADEEEFGITVVVSVAPDADVGSEKDPMHIVGMHAHAAAHRHSHARDHVDGHAHAHAHEEGDHVRHVVVSQILELGIVSHSVIIGLSLGVSRSPCTIRPLVAALSFHQFFEGFALGGCISQAQFNHLAAALMACFFAITTPAGIAAGAGVASSFNANSPRALVVEGLLDSVSAGILIYMALVDLIAADFLGRRMSSNVKLQVASYAALFVGAGSMSILAIWA; encoded by the exons ATGTCGACGGCGAGCTGCGCTGGGGAGGCGGCTGACGAGTGCCGGGACGACGCGGCAGCGCTGACGCTGAAATTGGTGGCGATCGTGGCGATCCTTGTGGCGGGGGTGGTGGGTGTGGCCATCCCCCTGGCCGGCCGGAAGCGGCGGCTGCTGCGGACCGACGGGGGCGTGTTTATTTGCGCCAAGGCGTTCGCTGCCGGCGTCATCCTCGCCACGGGGTTCGTGCACATGCTCCACGACGCCCAGTCCGCGCTCACCAGCCCATGCCTCCCGATCTCGCCGTGGCGGCGCTTCCCCTTCCCGGGCTTCGTCGCTATGGCGGCGGCGCTCGGCACGCTGGTGTTGGACTTCGCGGCCACCCAGTTCTACGAGCGGAAGCACCGGGAAGAGGCTGCGGGCGTGAAGGCTGCCGCAGCGGCAGCTGTGGCACCTACGTCGGCAGACGAAGAGGAGTTCGGAATCACGGTCGTCGTCTCTGTCGCTCCGGACGCCGACGTGGGTAGCGAGAAAGATCCGATGCACATCGTCGGAATGCACGCTCATGCGGCGGCGCACCGCCACAGCCACGCGCGTGACCATGTCGACGGGCACGCGCATGCACACGCCCACGAAGAGGGAGACCACGTGCGGCACGTGGTCGTATCACAG ATTCTGGAGCTTGGAATCGTCTCCCACTCTGTGATCATTGGCCTCTCGCTGGGTGTTTCCCGGAGCCCCTGCACCATAAGGCCACTGGTAGCAGCCCTCTCCTTCCACCAGTTCTTCGAAGGCTTTGCTTTGGGCGGATGCATCTCCCAG GCGCAGTTCAACCACCTGGCTGCGGCTCTCATGGCGTGCTTCTTCGCCATCACGACGCCGGCGGGGATCGCGGCGGGGGCCGGCGTCGCGTCGTCCTTCAACGCCAACAGCCCACGAGCGCTGGTGGTGGAGGGGCTGCTCGACTCGGTGTCGGCGGGCATTCTGATCTACATGGCCTTGGTCGATCTGATAGCCGCCGACTTCCTCGGCCGGAGGATGAGCAGCAATGTGAAGCTTCAGGTGGCGTCCTACGCCGCCCTCTTCGTCGGCGCCGGATCCATGTCGATCCTTGCGATCTGGGCTTGA
- the LOC103986617 gene encoding zinc transporter 7 isoform X1 encodes MSLFEDLEPWYFLNRFRDHLHAFSVSASMSTASCAGEAADECRDDAAALTLKLVAIVAILVAGVVGVAIPLAGRKRRLLRTDGGVFICAKAFAAGVILATGFVHMLHDAQSALTSPCLPISPWRRFPFPGFVAMAAALGTLVLDFAATQFYERKHREEAAGVKAAAAAAVAPTSADEEEFGITVVVSVAPDADVGSEKDPMHIVGMHAHAAAHRHSHARDHVDGHAHAHAHEEGDHVRHVVVSQILELGIVSHSVIIGLSLGVSRSPCTIRPLVAALSFHQFFEGFALGGCISQAQFNHLAAALMACFFAITTPAGIAAGAGVASSFNANSPRALVVEGLLDSVSAGILIYMALVDLIAADFLGRRMSSNVKLQVASYAALFVGAGSMSILAIWA; translated from the exons ATGTCACTGTTCGAG GATCTCGAGCCTTGGTATTTCCTCAATCGATTCCGCGACCATTTGCACGCCTTCTCCG TATCGGCGTCGATGTCGACGGCGAGCTGCGCTGGGGAGGCGGCTGACGAGTGCCGGGACGACGCGGCAGCGCTGACGCTGAAATTGGTGGCGATCGTGGCGATCCTTGTGGCGGGGGTGGTGGGTGTGGCCATCCCCCTGGCCGGCCGGAAGCGGCGGCTGCTGCGGACCGACGGGGGCGTGTTTATTTGCGCCAAGGCGTTCGCTGCCGGCGTCATCCTCGCCACGGGGTTCGTGCACATGCTCCACGACGCCCAGTCCGCGCTCACCAGCCCATGCCTCCCGATCTCGCCGTGGCGGCGCTTCCCCTTCCCGGGCTTCGTCGCTATGGCGGCGGCGCTCGGCACGCTGGTGTTGGACTTCGCGGCCACCCAGTTCTACGAGCGGAAGCACCGGGAAGAGGCTGCGGGCGTGAAGGCTGCCGCAGCGGCAGCTGTGGCACCTACGTCGGCAGACGAAGAGGAGTTCGGAATCACGGTCGTCGTCTCTGTCGCTCCGGACGCCGACGTGGGTAGCGAGAAAGATCCGATGCACATCGTCGGAATGCACGCTCATGCGGCGGCGCACCGCCACAGCCACGCGCGTGACCATGTCGACGGGCACGCGCATGCACACGCCCACGAAGAGGGAGACCACGTGCGGCACGTGGTCGTATCACAG ATTCTGGAGCTTGGAATCGTCTCCCACTCTGTGATCATTGGCCTCTCGCTGGGTGTTTCCCGGAGCCCCTGCACCATAAGGCCACTGGTAGCAGCCCTCTCCTTCCACCAGTTCTTCGAAGGCTTTGCTTTGGGCGGATGCATCTCCCAG GCGCAGTTCAACCACCTGGCTGCGGCTCTCATGGCGTGCTTCTTCGCCATCACGACGCCGGCGGGGATCGCGGCGGGGGCCGGCGTCGCGTCGTCCTTCAACGCCAACAGCCCACGAGCGCTGGTGGTGGAGGGGCTGCTCGACTCGGTGTCGGCGGGCATTCTGATCTACATGGCCTTGGTCGATCTGATAGCCGCCGACTTCCTCGGCCGGAGGATGAGCAGCAATGTGAAGCTTCAGGTGGCGTCCTACGCCGCCCTCTTCGTCGGCGCCGGATCCATGTCGATCCTTGCGATCTGGGCTTGA